From the Ignavibacteriales bacterium genome, the window AGTTACCTCAACCACTGTCATTGCGGATACGGTGAATCTTCCAATGATGGCAAGGACATTTTATCAACCATGGGCGTTTCAAATGGCAATCGATCACCCAAAATTCGGATGGTCGGCAGATAATAATGTACTGTATTGCTCATATGACGTTGTTACTCAGGACAGCGGTATGAACGGATTTAATACCAGGGATGTCTTTTACCAGTATTCAACGGATGCGGGAACCACATGGTCAGATCCAGTGCAGGTGACAAACACTCCGACCATAGACGAAGGATTCCCATCAATATCATTATGGAATGCGGGAACAAATCCTGCTTCATATGAACTCAATATTGTTTATATGAAAGATGTCGGTGACGGACCTACTTCTTTTAACGGATCAAATGCGACAGCACCTGAATCACATAACTTTCAGGTGTATAGGAAAATTACTTTAGCAACAACGGGTATCCATAATAACACAATATCCAATCCAAATGAATATTCGTTATTGCAGAACTACCCAAATCCATTTAACCCTTCGACGACGATAGAGTTTAATGTTCCGCAGAAGGACTTTGTATCTCTGAAAGTTTATAACTCCGCAGGTAAAGAGGTTGCAACTTTGGTAAATGGAAGCATCTCTGCAGGAAGTCATAAAGTTAGTTTCAACTCGTCTTCCTTGTCTTCAGGAGTTTATTTTTATACGTTGGTGAGCGGAGATTTTAGGGAAACAAAGAAAATGGTCCTATTGAAATAATGTTATAATAGCATAAAACAAGAGATTTGTAAAAAACCGCCGGAAATATGATTATCCGGCGGTTTTTTTTTAGAATCAGTTAAGACAGTGATTTTGGGCGAAATATTGTCGTCATGCATTAGGAATACAGCAGTTAATATTATATTAACGCTGTATTTAAATTACGAAAATCTATATTGACAAGATTTTGTAATAGTATTATATTGTTTTAAAGTTTACAATTATTTAACAAATTTCTATAATTAAAACAAAGGGAAAAATGTCAAAATCTTTATTGTTTTTAATGGCTATTCTTTCTCTTGCTTACTTTAACATGGAAGCAAATGCCAACTCTCGCGAAAGAGTTAACAGGCAGCAATCCATGGTAAAAATGCAAGAGGGAGTTAATTATTCGCAAAGTAATGTATTCAATTCTAAGCAAATTACTCCAGAAGGTTACAGGGGCGGTGATGCATACGTAATCCGTCCGGAAGTTGTAACTTCAATCACAGGTTATTATGACTGGCAAACCAATGGTGCTTGCCCACACTTTGTAAATTACGTTTCACCAACAATCATTCACGCGATCGAAATGATCGCAACAGATTCGACTGACCTTAGTGGTTCCAGAAGAACCGACTATTCATTCAGTTCAGATGGCGGTGCAACATGGGGAGCAACAAACACAGTTCCTAACATCAGGAGCGGTTTCCCGACATTGACAGTTGGTACTACGGGTGCATCACAGGATGTTGCAATCATCGGAAACCACTATCAGCCGGGGTCATACCTTCTTGGCGGATGTCACGTCGATGCATTTCCTGGGTTAGGTTCGTTCACCAGCTATCCATATCCAGGAACAGTTTCAAACTTCATTTGGCCACAATTAACAACTCTTACCAACGGTAATGTAATGGTAAGTGCAGAGACCTATCAGGGTGCAGCAGCAACCGATACAGGATATGTAGTAGTATTTGATCCAAATGCAGGAACATGGGCAGGATCATCTCAATTGTTTGTAAGCTCTGCAAACAGCCAGCTCAATATGAGGTGGGCATCTGCAACAGGTCCAGGAGGAAAAGCTATCTACGTATTAGATGCACTTAATGACACAGGTGATCCATTAGCAGGAAACAGGATATTTTATTATACTACATCAGATAACGGCGCAACATGGTCAGCAGAAAACGTATTATGGGAAACAAACATCACAGGTGCTGATACAAACTTTGCATGGTTAGGTATCGATGCATGTTATGACAATGCAGGAAACTTTTACGTAGTATGGAACACAACTTCAACAACATTCAGCCAAACCAAGCTATGGGTATCAAAGAACGGCGGTACACCAGAAATGGTTTGTCAAATGACAGACATTCCCGGCGGTATTACTTCAATGGTAACTGCAATGGGTAACGCAAGTGGTCTAGACTGGCCTACGATTGCTGTATCAGCTGATGGAAACTACGTAATGACAGGTTATAGTGCATGTATGCAAGATGATACTCTTAATGGATTCAATTCATATGATCTTTATTACAGTGTATCACCTACAAGCGCACTTAGTTTCTCAGCTCCAAGGCAGATCACTTCAGGAATGGATGACGAAAGATATGTAAGCTTTAACAGAGTAACGACAACCGATGGCAGCAGTAACGAGATCCTTGCAATGACTTACATGAAAGACCCACAACCCGGTTCATGTGCATTTAATGACAACGCACCTGTATCGAGGAACCACTTAATATACAGGGAGATCGAAAACCCGCAAACTTCTATTCACAATGTAAGCGGTGAGATCCCAGGAACTTACAGACTTCTGCAGAATTATCCAAATCCGTTCAACCCTTCAACCATGATCAGGTTTGAATTACCTAAGAACATCAATGTAACACTTAAGGTATATGACATCACTGGTAAAGAGGTTGCAACATTACTGAACAACCAGACTCTAACTGCAGGTGTAAAGGAATTTGATTTTAACGGCGCTAATTTAGGCAGTGGTATCTATTTCTATACATTGCAAGCAGGTGATTTCAAAGAAACCAAAAAGATGGTTTTAGTAAAATAATTTTTTTGAACTAAGTCTTTTATAGAGTTAAAAACCCGTTTGACCCTCGCATTTAAAAATGCGAGGGTCACATTTAAAAAAATTTAAAGATATCGGAGGGAATTATGAGGGGTAAGTTTCTCTACTCTTTTATAGTCCTAGTTTTTTTAGCCGGTTCGTTTTTAGTCTCTTCAACTTCTTACGCCCAAACTACAGGAAGTATAGGGGGTAGAGTTATTGATGCTAACGACAACTCACCTTTAGCGGGTGCCACGATCAAGGTCGACGGGACACCTTTAGGTGCTGTTACCGACGATAACGGCGAATATGTAATCCTAAACGTCGATGTTGGCACTTACACTGTAATTGCTTCATATATCGGCTATACAGATACCAAGGTAAATGGAGTAAAGGTGTCTGTTGACCAAAGGACGAAGATCGACTTTGACATGAAGCCGGAAGGCGAAGTAGTGACAGATGTAATCGAGATTACCGCAGAAAGAAAAGGTATCGATGTAGATCAGAGCGGTAGGCTTATAACACAGGATCAAATCGATGATTCCGGTGTTAGAGGAATTCAGAACATTGTTTCCAAAACAGCCGGTGTTGTACAGGATGAAAGAGGAAACAATATCAATATCAGGGGTGGTAGAACAGACGAAAACGTTATTATAGTTGACGGTGTTGTTACCACAAATCCAATCGACGGTACATCAACAGCATTTGTTTCCAATGGACTTCTTCAAGAGATCGCGGTATACACCGGTGGTTTTGGCGCAGAATATGGAAACGTGCTTAGCGGTGTTATAAACGTTACAACAAAGGGCGGTACCGATAAGTACACCGGTTCTATCGAAGCAGCCACTGATGAGTTTTCAGGTGACTGGTTAAATACCGTTGCACAAGGTTACAACCTTTATAGTTTAACTTTTGGCGGTCCTCTTATTCCTACAAAAGATCTTTCAAAGGTTATCAATTTTTATGGTGGTGTGGAAAAACAATTTTTGCTAGTTAGAAACCCCAGCTGGATATCAAGGGATCTTTTTTCCGACGGTATCGTTCCAAACTTCACAGAAAATCTATATTCATATAATGCGAGACTGAATATTAATTTTTCAGATATAAAAGGAAGCAGTATTCCTATTAATCTGAAGGGCGGTCTTTTAATGACTGACGATCATAACAGAAGCTTTATTCAGTCATACTACAAGAGTAATTCATTCAGAAACCCACTTGAGATCACAAAGGACAGACAATTCTACGGAAGAATGATTCACAACGTTTCTTCTAAATTCTTCTATGAACTTCAGTTTACTAATTATTCTACTACTGATGAGTTCGGTGATCCGTACTTTCTTGGTAACTGGTTTGCTTACGGTGATACAAATAGCATTCCGGAACTTATGGCAATTCAGAGACAGACAGGGATCTTGAGGCAGGGAAGCAGACTTGGAAACGACCCTTCAACGGAAAACGTGTTCTTTTTACCGGGTAGGGTAAATAACTTCTATTCCAAATCAGATGTTAGCTACATTGGTGGAAAGGCTGACGCGACATTCTCAGTTCTTACAAAAAAATATGGTGACCACGAAGTAAAGTTTGGTGGTGAGTATAAGTATAACACACTTAGATCTCTCGAGCTAAGCCCGGTTGCGTTAGCTAATAATCCAATTGTTGGAACAGATCCGAGCGGTAACCCAATCTATCAATTGAATCCTACTGACCTCTTCTTTGGAAGAGAGGTTTTATTGAAGTCATATGGATATGAAGTAAGAGACCAATACGGTAATCCTATCATTGTATCCGGAGAAGATTTTGAACCAAAAAATCCGATCATAGCAGCTGCGTACTTGAGGGACAAAATTGACTTTGGTGACCTTACTATTAACGCCGGTGTGAGGATGGATTATCTGGACGTTAATACAGAAGTTTTAATTGATCCAAATAATCTTCTTGGTCCTGACGGACAATTATTAACCGATGATGATTTTGAACAAAGTTCACCGAACATAGAATTCAGCCCAAGGCTTGGATTCTCATTCCCGGTTACCGACAAAACTGTATTTATTGCAAACTATGGACGTTTTGTTCAGCTTCCACAGTTACAATTAATGTATATTCCTAGAGAATATTTCCAGAAGTTCTTCAGCAACTCTGTACAAAACGTAGTAGAAAATTCAGGTCTAGAACCTGAGAAACTAACTTCTTACGAAGTTGGATTTAAACAGCAGGTAGGAGATATAATTAACCTAGGTATTACTGCTTTCTACAAAGAGACAAGGGACCAGATCGGTACAGCAAGAATATTGAAAGGACCCGGAGTTCCAAGCGGTTATGCAATTTATGAAAACACTGACTTTAGCTTGGCAAGGGGTCTTGAAATGTACTTCAGCATGAGAAGGTATCAAAGGGCTTCTATTGATATCTCATATACATTATCATATTCTTCAGGTGTAGGTTCTGATCCATTCTCTAAATTTTCTTTGGCAAACAATCCTGACGGTGTATTCCCTAAATTCTTATTCCCGACAGATTTTGACCAAAGGCATACTGGAAGCATCAATCTGGATTACAGATTTGGAAATGACGATGTACCAAAAGGATTTGGCGGTGAAATTCTTAAGAATCTTGGTTTCAACTTCTTGTTTAGTTTTAATAGCGGAAGACCATATACTGTAAGAAGCTTACCAAAGAATGCATTTGACAATGGTGACGTTGCTCTTTCTTCCAAAAACGGTGTTTACACGGATTGGAATACAAGGCTTGATTTTAAAATGGACAAGACCATTGATATATGGAAAACCAGTCTGAATATCTACGTTTATGTACTAAACTTATTTGATACTGAATTAGTAAATAGTGTTTATGGCGCAACAGGATTGCCGGACGATAATGGTTATCTGTCAACGCCTACAGGATCGCAGACCAGCGCGAACTATCAGTCAAACTGGCGCGACAGAGTAAGATCTATAACGAACTGGGGTCCACCCAGACAGGTAAGATTCGGTGCTAAACTCAGCTTCTAAAGCTGACAGTATTATTAAGTTTAAAACTAATTTAAAGAGTCGCAAAAAATGAAGACAAAAATATTATTGTTATTTCTAATATCTGTCATGCTGTGGGCTACTCAGGTAGAGTCCAAGCCCAGGGTTAGGGTAGTGAACCCCAACAACGGGTTTGTTCTAGCTAGTCCAAACGGTTTCGACAGTCCAAACGCGATCATACAGGAGTTTGAACTCCTCGACGCGAACAATGTCTCATCTTATATTATCAATACCGGTATTTTTGACCAAAATATCGAGCAGAATAACTCTCCGGGTTTTGAGTGGCCAAAAAACAATGCTACTGGAGCCAACGCAATATTTACAGCCGGACTGACTATTGCTGCGAAGATAGATGGTCAATTAAAAATGTGCGCCGCCTCATACGAAGGTGAATGGGCACCCGGCTATTGTGTAAACGGTGAGGGTTTTACAGATTCAAGATTTAAGCTGTACAAGATCAACAGTTCAGATAACGCAAACAATAACCCCGATTATGCTAATTGGGGTGAGATGGTTCCTTTTGGGGCACCTTATGTCGATAAGAACGGAAATGGTCAATATGATCCGGGAACAGACATCCCGGGAATTAAGGATGCAAATCAAACAATATTTGTTTGTTTAACAGATGGATTCCAGGACCAGCATAATTCCAGTGAAGGTTTTGGTGGGGGTACAACTCCAATGTATGCTCAGCTTCAGCTAACAGCCTGGGCATATAATATATCCGGTATCCAAGATATGCAGTTTCTTAGATTTGTTATTTCAAACAAAAACACACTTGCATGGGATAGTACATTCTTCGGGATAGTAGTTGATCCTGACCTAGGTGATGCAACCGATGACTGGATCGGATGTGATACTGTCAATAATATGGGTTACTGTTATAACTCTGATAACGACGATGGCGGCGGCGGTCCTGGTACTTACGGATCAAATCCACCTGCATCGGGAATGGACTTTTTCGTTAGCCCGATCAATTATAGTGTAAATCCACCTCAGCCTCTAGGATTAACTTCATTCGTGTATTTTACTAACCCTGGAAGCGGTCAGGCAGTTTGTGAAAGGGATCCTGATAATCCTACTGAAGCTTACAGATATCTTCAGGGTATCAAAAGTGACGGTACCTCGTGGCTGGACCCAACATTTAGTCCTCCCAGAAAGACCGTTTTCTGCTATCCCGGCGAGCCGGATGGTAGCCAAGGCTGGACAGAATCAGATGGACGCATTAACAACTGTGATGGTGACACTACAGGAACAGTTGAACCAAGTCCTGGTGGTGATAGAAGGTTCATATTTAACTCAGGAGCCTATGACTTTAGAATGAGTCCCGGCGATACGCAGACAGTTGTTTTAGCACAGTTTGCGGCTAAAGGATCTAATTATTTAAATTCTGTTACAAAGTTAAAGAGATTAGACGTTACTGCACAGAAATTATATGATGCTGACTTTAACGTTATTCCACCTCCTCCAACCCCTGTTACTAATATTAGTTTTCAGCCTAAGGGTGGTGAAGGTTCTAGTTTTGTTAACTTGAATATTTCCTGGAATGATACTGCAGAATCATATGTATTCAGGGATACAGTCCTTTCACCTGATACAATAAACAGTACTTACTACTTCCAGGGGTATGAGGTATATGAGGTTGACAAAACTGCTTCAACGTTACCAGACTTTAATCAACCATCATCTATTAATAATACCTTGACCTTATTGGCAACTTATGATCTAATAGATGGAGTCGGTATTATTCAGGATAGTCTTTCGTTTGGAATATCCGTTAATGGTGTAGAGCAATTGGGTTATTTCCCGGTTGTACCGCCATATACGTATTCAGTACCGGCCGGATTCCCAAATTCAGGATTATTTAGGAGTCTAAGTATTACCAAGACTAATTATCCTGATAACTACGGCGGTAACTCAGATTTCATTTATGGTCAGGAATATAAATTTGTAGTAGTTGCATATGCATACAGTGATTCAGCACAAAACGGATTGAAAGTGATAAGATCGCCGTTGGTGCCATTTAGTGTTATTCCTAAAGCACCTGTTGCAGGAACGCAATCAGGTTATTCAGATGGCGATACTTTGAATACTAATAGAAGAGATCTTGGGGTTGCTCCAATTATTCTTGATGCTAATTCAGTTATTGATGCAACTTATAGAGTACAATTTAACTCACCTGATACAACATATAATATCCAAAGATCTACAGACGGCGGCGCATTTACAAATCTCGCTCAAAATCTGAAGATATCATCAGGTGCGAGAAACTTCGATGGTATTGAGTTCGGTGTTAATAGAATTACTAAACAGGGCGTGATTCGAGATACAATAGAGAACCCAGCTGTTAACCAGTCCCGTTTATATGGCTGGAGCTATGAGCCTTCAGGAAATCAATTCGTCGAAGGAAGTAAGTATTTACTCAGTGGTGATAGACCATACCAGTCACGCTTAATGTCACTGTCATGGCCGACACAGGGTACGTATACAAACCTGCCTTCGCTGGTAAAAGCGACTGAACTAAAGAATGTTCAGATCGAATTTACCGGAACGGGAGGCGCCGGTCAGATGGCGTATAGATACAGGGTGACAACACCGATCAATTACGCATACCAGGATTTTGTTGAGGTTCCGTTTAAAGCCTATGAAATAGATCCAACAGATAGTACTGCTTCAAGGAGACAAATAAATGTTGCTTTCCTTGTTACAGATTCTACTATGACATCCTGGAGCCCGACTGCTGATAGTTTGGGTGGAAAGATTATTACATATTTCCTCAGATCGGATTATAGTTCAACACCGGATCCGTTCTATACATCCAAGAATCTATTCTTACAGCAGAGCCAGACCGATATTTATTATGTATGGTCACCGAAGTTGATCTCTGCAGGTGCCAGCTATACAGTGGGTGATCTAATGACGATATATCCGTATACCATAACGAGACCGTTTATGGAGCCGGGATATCCGCTTTATTATCAGTTTAGTGTATCAGGTACCACAGTGTCAAATTCAACTGCCGTTTCAAGAAACGATATGGAAAAGATCAGAGCAGTACCGAATCCATATCTCGGATTTAACGTTCTTGAGACCAGCAGTTCCAATAGATTTATAACGTTTATGAGGCTTCCCGAAGTTTGTACAATAAAGATATATACACTTAACGGGGATCTTATTAATACCATAAATAAAGATAATACTACCTCGGACCAGCAATGGAATTTGAGAACGTTTGAGGACGTTCCTGTTGCTTCGGGTATGTATATAGCATTGATTGATGCTCCGGGTATTGGGCAGAAAATAATTAAGCTTGCAATATTCACAAGTCAAGAAAGAGCTGACTTTTAATTAGCAAAATTCACAGGCAATCCCTGAATGGATTTTTAGGGATTGCCTAAATAAAAAGGAGAGTTTAAAAAATGAACCTCAAAAATATACTAATAGTCTTAATAGTAATTATGACAGGGGCAAGCTCTTTCGCGGGACCCAGGACCAAGTTTGGTACCATGGCCGCACCGGAATTGCTGATCCCCGTAGGTTCTGTGGGAACTTCTCTTCAAGGGTCTAACTTGGCAAGCGTGACAGGTATTGATGCGATGTATTGGAATCCAGCAGGTCTGTCGCAATTACAAAACCCAACCGGAGAAGCACTTTTTTCACACATGAACTATATCGCCGACATTAACATGGAATATGTTGCCGGCGTAGTTAAACTAAGTAATCTTGGTTACCTCGGGTTTTCTCTGAGAACTCTTGATTTCGGTGAAGAGCTGGTAACAACCGAATACAACCCTGAAGGTGACGGTTCTACATTTAGTCCGACATACCTTGTTGGTAGCATCAGCTTTGCAAGAGCTATGACCGACAAGATCCATTTCGGAACTAACATTAAGTTAATCAGTGAGAGCATTGCAAATGTAAACGCAACCGGCGTTGCTTTTGACTTTGGTCTGCAATATGTAGCAGGAAATTCAGGCCTCAGATTTGGAATCGCTTTAAAGAATCTCGGACCAGCCATGACCTTTAACGGTCAGGGATTGGACAGACAGGTAGTTGAAAACGGTCAAACAGTTACAAGAAGGGTTATCCTTCAAGACTTTGACCTTCCAACTAATCTGGAGATCGGAGTATCCTATATTGCTAACCTGAACAAGCAAAACCATGTAATGCTTTCTTCAGCATTTGAAAATTCAGGTTTCTCAAGTGACGAATACAAATTCGGACTTGAGTATAACTATAATAATAACTTCTTCCTGAGAGGGGCAGTAAGTATTAAACCCGATAAAAACACGGACGAAGAGCTCTGGGGACCAACCTTTGGAGCAGGAGTTAAATATCCTTTCGGAGGCATTTCTTTGGGCTTCGATTACGCCTACAGGATAGTAAATGAGGATGGTTTCAACTCAACAAACCAATACTTTACTTTGAATGTAGGATTTTAATATTTGTTTAATTTTATTATTATTAGGTAATTCTCTTTAATTAGAGAATTACCTTTTTTATTTTTATGAGGGCGCGCTTTAAATTTATAATTATGAAAACCATCGTAAAAACAGCATTTTTAATTTTTTTCCTTTGTGTTTCTCTAAATTCGTCAGTTGCAGATAATATATTTAACTTCAGCATTGATTACTCAGTATTTAAGGGACAAGATGGAAAATCAATAGTCGAATTTTACTATTCATTCTATAAAAAAAGACTGATATTCAGTAATTCGGGCAGTGAATATACAGCCCAGGCAAAAATAGACCTCGATATTTTCAAAAAAGGGACAGATGAGCTGGTATTTTCTCAGACTTATATGATACCGACAACCGTGACAGATACATCGGGTACTAATCTCGATAACAATCTAGTGGGGCAATTGAATTACCAGATATCGCCCGGAGATTACACGGTAAAGATATCCGCTTCCGATGCCAATAACTCCGAAAATGTCGAATCAGCCGTAATAGAACTCACTGCAGAGGACTTTAATACGGGCTTAAAGATAAGTGATATAGAATTATCTACGGACATTCTTTCAAGCGGGGATAAAGAGAGTATCTTTTATAAGAATACACTGGAGGTCGTGCCAAATCCCGACGGTATATACGGGAATAATATAAATAAGCTTTATTATTATTTCGAAATATACGGTCTTACTCCGCAAAATATAACGGACGAGTTTTATATTCTGGCAGAGATCACAGATCCGAACAAAGATAATATATTTATTAAGAATGTTAAGAAGATAACATCTCTTAGCTCAGAGGATATAGTCCAGCAAGGAAGTTTTCAGATAGACAGTTTACCAACAGCTAAGTACATACTCCTCGTATCGGTAATTGATAATAAAAACTCTACCAGGTTTACCAGGGAAAAACAATTTTGGGTTTATAATAGCGGTATTACACAGGATTTTTCTTTTTCAGGGGAGGAAGAATTTCTAAAAAGTCCTTACGCCACGATGAGAGAAGACCTTGTAGAGAAAGAGTATGAGATCACGTCATATATACGAACCGATAAGGAAAAGAATGTATATAATAAGCTGACAGATATAAACGATAAAAGGAAGTTTATGTTCGACTTTTGGAAGATAAGGGATGATAATCCTGCAACCCTGGAAAATGAATTTAAAATCGAATATGTAAAACGCATTCTTGAAGCCGATGCTTCTTTTAAGGAGCCTTATAAGGAAGGATGGAAGACGGACAGAGGCAGGATATATGTACTTTTTGGAAAGCCGGACGATATAGAGAGATTTCCCTTTGAAGCAAATAAGAAGAGTTATGAGGTCTGGACTTATGACAAGTTAGAAGGCGGAGCAACATGTGTATTTGTTGAGAGGAAACCGGAAGGTTCCGGATATTTTGACATGGTTCACTCGACCTTAAGGGGTGAATTTAGGAATGACAACTGGGAAAACGAACTAAACTATTAAACATACTGACCTGTAGTGAAGAAGAATTTTAGGCTCTATCTTTTTTCATTTGGATTTGCATTTATATTATGGCTGTATTTGAAATTCAACGTAGCCTATAATATAGAGCTGTCTATTCCTCTGCATGTACATGTCACAAATAACCAGGCTCTTTCCGAAAATCTACCGGAAAATATTACCGTTGTGGCAAGCGGTAAAGGCTGGGACCTGCTCAACCTGATGATCTCGCGTGACAAGGATTTCTCCCTGGACCTATCCAATATAAAAAATGACACAAAGCTAAATACGCGTCAGCTTTTGAGCGAAAGGCTGGATGTTCCCTCGAATGTTTCGATAGTGAGTGTAGATCCCGAAACCATCAATATCAGCTTTGAAAAAGTATTTAAGAAGTATGTTAAGGTTCGTAATAATGTAGCGCTTCAGCTGGCAGACGGATATGAAATAATAGGGGAACCGCGGATCATTCCAGATTCGGTGCTTGTCTCCGGCGCTTCATCGATCGTGTCCAATATAAAATATCTTTCGACCGAATATAAGCTGGTAAAGGACGTAAAGGAGAACGTAACCGAGACCGTTGCCATAAAGGACACATTATCGAATATAATAAGGATCGAACCCTCTATGGTATCGGTCACATTCGAGGTTGATCTTCTTGCCGAGAGAAAATTTAACGACCTGGATATTACTATCGAAAATCTGCCGGATGATAAGGAAGTCCTTCTTGTACCACCTAAATTGGGGCTTTCACTTAGAGGAGGAGTGAACGAATTAGCAGATATTAACCCCGGCGACATAAAAGTGATCGTGAGATATGGTGATATCGAAAATGATTCCCTCGGCTTTATAATACCGGAGATAATCCTCCCGATAGAGGCATCGATAATTAGTCTTACCCCGGAAAAACTGCAATATATTATAAAGAACAAATAGCATAATACTTGGTAAAGAAATATCTTTCCGAACTTAAGGACCTTAAGCAGATAATAAAGTCGCTGGACTTTAAAGTTACTTATGTCTTTTTATCTGTCGCTGTTATAATTTTTCTTTCAATATCATTTGCTACACCGCTTTTTTATTATAATAATATCGGTCAGGACAGGCTCGATTCAAGATTATACTGGTTTTTTACGGACGGCTTGCTCATGTTCCTGATCCCCTTCCTTTCTATAAAGTTTGTTCTAAAGGGAAAACTTTCCGATTACGGATTTTCATTAGGCGACAAAAAGTTCGGACTGTTCTCTGTGGCGGCGTTCTTTTTGTTTATGCTTCCTTTCCTGTGGGTCGTATCAGCCACACCGGATTTTGCCAAGACCTATCCACAAGGCGGTTCGGAGGTTAGTTCCAATCTCAGTATTTTCCTTTTATATGAAGCCGGGGTATTGACTTATATGCTAGGATGGGAGTTTCTATGGCGCGGGTACATGCTATTCGGGCTTAAGGAAAAATTTGGATACTATTCTATATTTATTCAAATGATACCGTTCTTTATATTACATAAAGGAAAGCCTGAGCTTGAGTTGCTCGGTTCTATTTTTGCCGGATTGGTAATGGGTATCCAGGCATGGAGGAGTAATTCATTTGTTTACAGCTGGATACTACATTGGCTCATAATGTTTTCCATAGATACAATTTCGATTTTAAGAGAAAAAACAGGGTTTTATAAAATATTTTAGTATGAGATTAGCTGTAAACATCGATCATATTGCCACAGTCAGAAATGCCCGTGGTGGGGTCGAACCTGATCCCGTTCCGGCGGCAACTATCTGCGAGCTGGCTGGTGCTGAAGCGATCATTTGTCATCTAAGAGAGGACAGACGGCACATAACAGACAGGGATGTAAAACTTTTGAAAGAGATCGTGCAGACGAAATTCGAACTTGAGATGGCGCCTACGGATGAAATGATAAAGATTGCACGTGAAATCAAGCCGGATGTCGCGATGCTTGTTCCAGAAAACAGGAAGGAAATTACCACTGAGGGTGGTCTGAACCTGGTATCGGGGAAAGATAAAATCCGCTCAGCCATAGATAAGCTAAAGGAAGATGATCTTAGAGTGAGCCTCTTTATCGATCCCGTACCGGAGAATATCGATGTGGCAGTCGAACTTCGGGCAGATACGATAGAGATACATACGGGAGATTATGCAAATGCCCGTACAGAGCGTGAACAGATAGAGGAGCTTACAAAAATATCCGTGGTTGCCCGCATGGCA encodes:
- a CDS encoding GWxTD domain-containing protein, translated to MKTIVKTAFLIFFLCVSLNSSVADNIFNFSIDYSVFKGQDGKSIVEFYYSFYKKRLIFSNSGSEYTAQAKIDLDIFKKGTDELVFSQTYMIPTTVTDTSGTNLDNNLVGQLNYQISPGDYTVKISASDANNSENVESAVIELTAEDFNTGLKISDIELSTDILSSGDKESIFYKNTLEVVPNPDGIYGNNINKLYYYFEIYGLTPQNITDEFYILAEITDPNKDNIFIKNVKKITSLSSEDIVQQGSFQIDSLPTAKYILLVSVIDNKNSTRFTREKQFWVYNSGITQDFSFSGEEEFLKSPYATMREDLVEKEYEITSYIRTDKEKNVYNKLTDINDKRKFMFDFWKIRDDNPATLENEFKIEYVKRILEADASFKEPYKEGWKTDRGRIYVLFGKPDDIERFPFEANKKSYEVWTYDKLEGGATCVFVERKPEGSGYFDMVHSTLRGEFRNDNWENELNY
- a CDS encoding CPBP family intramembrane metalloprotease, with the translated sequence MVKKYLSELKDLKQIIKSLDFKVTYVFLSVAVIIFLSISFATPLFYYNNIGQDRLDSRLYWFFTDGLLMFLIPFLSIKFVLKGKLSDYGFSLGDKKFGLFSVAAFFLFMLPFLWVVSATPDFAKTYPQGGSEVSSNLSIFLLYEAGVLTYMLGWEFLWRGYMLFGLKEKFGYYSIFIQMIPFFILHKGKPELELLGSIFAGLVMGIQAWRSNSFVYSWILHWLIMFSIDTISILREKTGFYKIF
- a CDS encoding pyridoxine 5'-phosphate synthase → MRLAVNIDHIATVRNARGGVEPDPVPAATICELAGAEAIICHLREDRRHITDRDVKLLKEIVQTKFELEMAPTDEMIKIAREIKPDVAMLVPENRKEITTEGGLNLVSGKDKIRSAIDKLKEDDLRVSLFIDPVPENIDVAVELRADTIEIHTGDYANARTEREQIEELTKISVVARMASEMGLDVTAGHGLNYYNILPLLTIKEIGEVSIGHSIISRAVFTGLDKAVRDMVEILRIAY